One stretch of Actinacidiphila sp. DG2A-62 DNA includes these proteins:
- a CDS encoding dipeptidase → MSSVPLSEAVAALIPRAKTELAELVAFASVADWRQFPKSESQKAASWIADALRAEDFRDVEVLDTPDGTQSVYGYLPGPADAPTVLLYAHYDVQPPLDESRWLSPPFELTERDGRWYGRGAADCKGGVLMHLTALRALRGQGGVPVNVKVIVEGSEEQGTGGLERYAEQHPGLLAADAIVIGDAGNFRLGLPTVTSALRGMVVAEVRVNTLQGNLHSGMFGGAAPDALAALIHMLASLRDETGATTIDGLDGGGEWPGIAYDEADFRQDAKVLDGVGLIGTGGVSDRLWARPAVTVLGIDAPPVVGATPSVQASAGALVSVRIPPGVDAVRTGEALRAHLTAAAPWGAKVEVTLGGSGQPFAADTGSPAYAAMAEAMREAYGREMAEAGNGGSIPLCNTLAGLYPRAEFLLIGLSEPEAAIHAVNESVSPQELEKLALTEALFLRRYAAAHSATQGV, encoded by the coding sequence ATGTCGTCCGTTCCGCTCTCCGAGGCCGTGGCCGCGCTGATCCCGCGGGCCAAGACCGAACTGGCCGAACTGGTGGCGTTCGCCTCGGTCGCCGACTGGCGGCAGTTCCCGAAGAGCGAGTCGCAGAAGGCGGCCTCCTGGATCGCCGACGCGCTGCGCGCGGAGGACTTCCGGGACGTGGAGGTGCTCGACACCCCCGACGGCACCCAGTCGGTCTACGGCTACCTGCCCGGCCCCGCCGACGCGCCGACGGTCCTGCTGTACGCGCACTACGACGTGCAGCCGCCGCTGGACGAGTCGCGGTGGCTGTCGCCGCCGTTCGAACTGACCGAGCGCGACGGCCGCTGGTACGGCCGCGGCGCGGCGGACTGCAAGGGCGGCGTGCTGATGCACCTGACCGCGCTGCGGGCGCTGCGCGGGCAGGGCGGCGTGCCGGTCAACGTCAAGGTGATCGTGGAGGGTTCCGAGGAGCAGGGCACCGGCGGCCTGGAACGCTACGCCGAGCAGCACCCGGGGCTGCTGGCCGCCGACGCGATCGTCATCGGCGACGCGGGCAACTTCCGGCTGGGCCTGCCCACGGTGACCTCCGCGCTGCGCGGCATGGTGGTCGCCGAGGTGCGGGTGAACACCCTCCAGGGCAACCTCCACTCGGGGATGTTCGGCGGCGCGGCGCCGGACGCGCTGGCCGCCCTGATCCACATGCTCGCCTCGCTGCGCGACGAGACCGGCGCCACCACCATCGACGGCCTCGACGGGGGCGGCGAGTGGCCCGGCATCGCCTACGACGAGGCGGACTTCCGGCAGGACGCCAAGGTGCTGGACGGCGTCGGCCTGATCGGCACCGGCGGCGTCTCGGACCGGCTGTGGGCCCGCCCGGCGGTGACGGTCCTGGGCATCGACGCCCCGCCGGTGGTCGGCGCGACCCCGTCGGTGCAGGCCAGCGCGGGCGCGCTGGTCAGCGTGCGCATCCCGCCGGGGGTGGACGCGGTCCGCACCGGCGAGGCGCTGCGCGCCCACCTGACCGCCGCGGCCCCCTGGGGCGCCAAGGTCGAGGTGACGCTGGGCGGCAGCGGCCAGCCGTTCGCCGCGGACACCGGCAGCCCGGCGTACGCGGCGATGGCCGAGGCGATGCGGGAGGCGTACGGGCGGGAGATGGCCGAGGCGGGCAACGGCGGCTCGATCCCGCTGTGCAACACCCTGGCGGGCCTCTACCCGCGCGCCGAGTTCCTGCTGATCGGGCTGAGCGAGCCCGAGGCGGCGATCCACGCGGTCAACGAGAGCGTCTCGCCGCAGGAGTTGGAGAAGCTCGCGCTCACCGAGGCGCTGTTCCTGCGCCGCTACGCCGCAGCGCACTCCGCGACCCAGGGCGTCTGA